A part of Armatimonadota bacterium genomic DNA contains:
- a CDS encoding heavy metal translocating P-type ATPase: MLFSRQMILAGLAGVFLVANIVSGLPIFAYIAIVLGAIDAIPAAWETLRERRLDVETLMLVAAVGSILLGRPTEAAVLLFLFSLSKALEDLTMARTRNAIDALIRLRPSRATVVRDGKEIEVAVEEIQLDDTVLLPGFITAPVDGIVVAGAGAVDNSALTGESHPISVEPGSTILAGARNLEFGLSFRATSTVADSTLQKVVDLVTQAQENQGSGERASRWFGERYTWFVLSASIVMFLVKLAFHVHPRDAVYSSLTLLVALSPCALVISVPAAALSAMGWAARNGILVRGGEFIEKAGQVTAITFDKTGTLTSGKPQLVEICLCDEDPSTQCQEADVCWSGKGEMSDESKRILALAAAAESQSEHPVAHALRESADRNHVQTLVAEQVETVPGLGIRAVVSGKRIEIGQPKMFVSVMPGEFRRHVEIIQSNGWTVAVIAVDGKLAALGFEDSPRETAKFVLALLNKMGLKNLTMLTGDNERTASRVAGELGLPNYRAELMPGDKVTAIEEIAAEEKVMMVGDGINDAPALTKAYVGVAMGGLGSDIALNAADIVLMKDRLESVPEVIALGKRTNGIIKANLFIGGVVIATLTLTSLIGILPLPVAVVGHEGSTLVVILNGLRLLSGPKMRAA; encoded by the coding sequence ATGCTCTTCTCTCGACAGATGATTTTGGCTGGTCTCGCCGGCGTATTCCTCGTAGCGAATATCGTCTCGGGACTCCCCATCTTTGCCTACATCGCCATTGTCCTCGGCGCGATCGACGCAATTCCCGCCGCGTGGGAAACCCTCCGCGAACGGCGCCTCGATGTCGAAACCCTCATGCTCGTCGCTGCCGTCGGTTCGATCCTCCTCGGAAGACCAACCGAGGCCGCCGTCCTGCTCTTCCTCTTCTCGCTGTCCAAGGCGCTGGAAGACCTCACGATGGCCCGAACCCGCAATGCCATCGACGCCCTCATTCGACTGCGCCCCTCGCGCGCGACCGTCGTTCGTGACGGCAAAGAAATCGAAGTCGCCGTCGAAGAAATCCAACTGGATGACACGGTCTTGTTGCCCGGCTTCATCACCGCACCAGTCGATGGTATCGTTGTTGCCGGTGCAGGAGCCGTAGATAACAGCGCCCTCACCGGCGAATCTCACCCGATCTCGGTCGAGCCCGGCTCCACCATCCTTGCTGGTGCCCGCAACCTCGAATTCGGACTCTCGTTCCGGGCCACTTCCACCGTGGCCGACTCGACCTTACAAAAGGTCGTGGACCTCGTCACCCAAGCCCAGGAGAACCAGGGAAGCGGTGAGCGCGCCAGCCGCTGGTTTGGCGAGCGCTACACGTGGTTCGTCCTCTCCGCGAGCATTGTGATGTTCCTCGTCAAGCTCGCCTTCCACGTCCATCCTCGCGACGCGGTCTACTCCTCGTTAACTCTTCTGGTCGCCCTTAGTCCATGCGCCCTCGTCATCTCCGTACCCGCCGCCGCCCTTAGTGCGATGGGTTGGGCCGCCCGAAACGGCATCCTCGTTCGTGGGGGAGAGTTCATCGAGAAGGCCGGACAAGTGACCGCCATCACGTTCGACAAGACCGGCACGCTAACTAGCGGTAAGCCTCAACTCGTCGAAATCTGCCTGTGCGACGAGGACCCGTCCACCCAGTGTCAAGAAGCCGATGTCTGCTGGAGCGGCAAGGGCGAAATGTCCGATGAATCCAAGCGGATTCTCGCGCTGGCCGCCGCTGCCGAATCGCAAAGCGAGCACCCCGTCGCCCACGCCCTACGCGAATCTGCCGACCGCAACCATGTTCAAACCCTGGTAGCTGAGCAGGTTGAAACCGTTCCCGGTCTGGGTATCCGCGCCGTGGTCAGCGGTAAGCGAATCGAAATCGGCCAACCCAAGATGTTCGTGAGCGTGATGCCCGGCGAGTTCCGCCGCCACGTCGAGATCATCCAGAGCAACGGCTGGACCGTCGCCGTCATTGCGGTCGATGGCAAGCTCGCCGCCCTCGGTTTCGAGGACTCCCCGCGCGAAACCGCCAAGTTTGTTCTCGCTCTCCTCAACAAAATGGGCCTGAAAAATCTCACGATGCTAACCGGCGACAATGAGCGAACCGCCTCCCGCGTCGCGGGTGAGCTTGGCCTCCCGAACTATCGTGCCGAGCTAATGCCGGGCGATAAAGTGACGGCTATCGAAGAGATCGCCGCCGAAGAAAAGGTGATGATGGTCGGTGACGGAATCAACGATGCCCCCGCCCTCACCAAAGCCTACGTGGGTGTCGCCATGGGCGGACTCGGAAGCGACATCGCCCTCAACGCCGCCGATATCGTGCTCATGAAAGATCGCCTGGAATCCGTGCCCGAGGTCATCGCCCTTGGGAAGCGCACCAACGGCATCATCAAAGCGAATCTGTTCATCGGCGGGGTCGTCATCGCCACCCTGACTCTCACCTCGCTCATCGGCATCCTTCCTCTCCCCGTCGCCGTCGTCGGCCACGAAGGCTCAACCCTTGTCGTCATCCTCAACGGCCTCCGCCTCCTTAGCGGCCCAAAAATGAGAGCCGCCTAA
- a CDS encoding aminotransferase class III-fold pyridoxal phosphate-dependent enzyme, translating into MLAELGKYVIAEPHPFVLDLERCQGMTLVTVDGQKLFDWAGFYGSKLLGHNHPGLYEPEYLKRLSRAANNKVANPDFLTQECLDYYRLVYENAPEVMQNDSLEVYVVNSGAEAVENMMKYLVAKYNQKCLRAGRMPGSRRFLYFDRAFHGRTVFALGVTQTMDPVATKDFVGLASGGNMKLSFPQYNSDRPHEENLESVKRSLEQVEAVLQHMADDIVGIIVEPIQGAGGNRVALPEFFRGLSRLTEEYGVYLGFDEVQTGLGATGKMWAIDHFNLPYPPMAVASGKKWGNGLVYMREPLDDIGVLDSTWGGTLADMVRVCREVEIVKQEGLIDRAAVLGDRLNHGLKEVIAQFDFAWNVRGMGLYQGFSLDTAERKAKLIKTARDEFGLLLLGAGNRSIRTRPNLSVVENEVDRFLSLLAQALDKVR; encoded by the coding sequence ATGCTGGCCGAACTCGGCAAATACGTCATCGCCGAGCCGCACCCCTTTGTCCTCGATCTCGAGCGATGCCAAGGCATGACGCTCGTCACCGTTGACGGTCAAAAACTCTTCGACTGGGCGGGCTTCTACGGCTCAAAACTCCTTGGCCACAACCACCCTGGCCTATACGAGCCCGAATATCTCAAGCGGTTGTCTCGCGCCGCGAACAACAAGGTCGCCAACCCCGACTTCCTCACCCAAGAGTGCCTCGATTACTACCGACTGGTGTATGAAAACGCCCCCGAGGTCATGCAGAATGACTCGCTGGAGGTCTACGTCGTCAACTCCGGTGCCGAGGCGGTCGAAAATATGATGAAGTACCTGGTCGCCAAGTACAACCAGAAGTGCCTCCGCGCTGGACGAATGCCTGGCAGCCGAAGATTCCTCTACTTCGACCGCGCCTTCCACGGCCGCACCGTCTTCGCCCTCGGCGTCACCCAGACGATGGATCCCGTCGCCACCAAGGACTTTGTCGGCCTCGCTTCCGGCGGCAACATGAAGCTCTCGTTCCCTCAATACAACTCGGATCGCCCCCACGAAGAGAACCTAGAAAGCGTGAAGCGAAGTCTGGAGCAGGTCGAAGCCGTCCTCCAGCACATGGCCGACGACATCGTCGGCATCATCGTCGAACCGATTCAGGGCGCGGGCGGAAACCGCGTCGCCCTTCCCGAATTCTTCCGGGGCCTCTCTCGCCTGACCGAGGAGTACGGCGTCTACCTCGGCTTCGATGAAGTGCAGACCGGCCTCGGCGCGACCGGCAAGATGTGGGCGATCGACCATTTCAACCTGCCGTATCCTCCGATGGCCGTCGCCAGCGGCAAGAAGTGGGGCAACGGCCTCGTCTACATGCGGGAACCGCTCGACGACATTGGCGTGCTCGACTCCACCTGGGGCGGGACCCTCGCCGACATGGTCCGGGTCTGTCGCGAGGTCGAAATTGTCAAGCAAGAAGGTCTCATCGACCGAGCCGCCGTCCTCGGCGACCGCCTCAACCACGGCCTCAAAGAGGTCATCGCTCAGTTCGACTTCGCCTGGAACGTCCGTGGCATGGGGCTCTACCAAGGCTTCTCGCTCGATACCGCCGAACGCAAGGCCAAGCTCATCAAAACCGCCCGCGACGAGTTCGGTTTGCTCCTATTGGGGGCAGGAAATCGAAGTATTCGAACTCGACCCAACCTTAGTGTCGTAGAAAATGAGGTCGATCGATTCTTGAGCTTGCTCGCACAGGCGCTGGACAAGGTACGGTGA
- a CDS encoding osmotically inducible protein OsmC, which translates to MGDYLTTVDWKGGMAFEAVPPSGRKLLMDAWEEDGGNLTGPTPVETLLSAIAGCSAMDVISILHKKRQKVTSYRVEVDGERGPKGVYPRPFLSITLRHIVKGENIDPAAVARAVELSDEKYCTVITTLRAAPKVSSEWEIEG; encoded by the coding sequence ATGGGCGACTACCTGACGACCGTCGACTGGAAGGGAGGAATGGCGTTCGAAGCCGTTCCCCCCAGCGGTCGCAAGCTCCTGATGGACGCTTGGGAGGAGGACGGTGGCAATCTCACCGGCCCGACTCCGGTCGAAACCCTGCTCAGCGCTATCGCCGGCTGTTCCGCGATGGACGTCATCTCGATCCTCCATAAGAAGCGCCAAAAAGTCACTTCCTACCGCGTGGAGGTCGATGGTGAAAGAGGCCCGAAAGGGGTCTACCCCCGCCCGTTCCTCTCGATCACCTTGCGCCACATCGTCAAAGGTGAGAACATCGACCCTGCCGCCGTCGCGCGCGCCGTCGAACTCAGCGACGAAAAGTATTGCACCGTCATCACTACCCTCCGCGCCGCCCCCAAAGTCAGCTCGGAATGGGAAATCGAAGGGTAG
- a CDS encoding gfo/Idh/MocA family oxidoreductase, with protein sequence MSPLRVGIVGAGNISAIYCENLSKFPSIDLVAISDLDEPRAQTQAEKYDIEARSVDALLGASDIDLVLNITIPKAHGEVALAALSAGKHVYNEKPLAIHRDVCEQMLAVAGQKGLRVGCAPDTFLGAGHQRVRKLIDDGAIGVPVAVHGFMTSRGVESWHPNPEFFYKPGAGPMLDMGPYYLTAFVNLFGAISRLASVTRTTFPERTITSEPHKGEVIKVETPTTFVAAMQFASGVVGQLTTSFDTHSFPGQPNIVVYGSEGTMIVPDPNSFNGWNEPSSKITIRRGNGDEEIYISDQPFKMNSRGLGILDIAHAISEDRPHRASGALAFHVLDVMLSAIESSDESQFINPRTQPDRPTLIGDTEFLEERDLMG encoded by the coding sequence ATGAGTCCCCTCCGTGTCGGCATTGTGGGTGCCGGAAATATCAGCGCAATCTACTGCGAAAACCTGAGCAAGTTTCCGTCTATCGACTTGGTGGCAATCTCCGACCTCGACGAACCTCGCGCTCAGACGCAGGCCGAGAAGTACGACATCGAAGCTCGTTCCGTCGATGCTCTGCTTGGTGCATCCGACATCGACCTCGTCCTGAACATCACGATTCCCAAGGCTCACGGCGAAGTCGCCCTCGCCGCCCTTTCTGCAGGCAAGCACGTCTACAACGAAAAGCCTTTAGCCATTCACCGCGATGTCTGCGAGCAGATGCTCGCCGTTGCCGGCCAAAAGGGTCTTCGCGTCGGATGCGCCCCGGACACCTTCCTTGGTGCCGGTCACCAGCGCGTCCGCAAGCTCATCGACGACGGTGCGATCGGCGTTCCCGTCGCCGTCCATGGATTCATGACCTCGCGCGGCGTCGAATCCTGGCATCCGAACCCCGAATTTTTCTACAAGCCCGGCGCTGGCCCCATGCTCGATATGGGACCGTACTACCTGACCGCGTTCGTCAACCTGTTCGGCGCGATCTCCCGACTGGCCTCGGTCACTCGCACGACCTTCCCCGAGCGAACCATCACCTCCGAGCCCCACAAAGGCGAGGTCATCAAGGTCGAAACCCCGACCACCTTCGTTGCTGCCATGCAATTCGCTAGCGGTGTCGTCGGCCAGCTCACGACGTCGTTCGACACCCACAGCTTCCCGGGCCAGCCTAACATCGTGGTGTACGGATCGGAGGGCACGATGATCGTCCCCGACCCCAACTCCTTCAACGGCTGGAACGAGCCTTCTTCGAAGATCACGATCCGCCGTGGCAATGGCGATGAGGAAATTTACATTTCCGATCAGCCGTTCAAGATGAACTCGCGAGGCCTCGGAATCCTCGACATCGCTCATGCTATTTCCGAAGATCGACCACACCGGGCCAGCGGCGCGTTGGCGTTCCACGTGCTGGACGTCATGCTCTCCGCCATCGAGTCGTCTGACGAAAGCCAGTTCATCAATCCGCGAACCCAGCCGGATCGTCCCACACTCATCGGTGACACCGAATTCCTCGAAGAGCGCGACCTGATGGGCTGA
- a CDS encoding DUF1800 family protein — protein MPDKAMALTVRDKVAHLYRRFSFGGTLQEIDEGTQVGVDATIKKLVEYDTIPYNYPIHPYEFAWNLDDKDAEPGTYRFRLWWVLAMAATNRPLQEKLALFWHSHFAVSEKKVENGMMMLDYVQVLRNGANGSFGDLLKNIATLPAMMRYLDTERTLRGHPNENFAREVMELFTMGIGNYTETDVKEISRALTGWGMIDTYWESGKTNTERLMAIYRDKRPASAYCYMPAMRDNDEKTILGKTKDFDGYEVLDLLANHPATAKFICKKLWEFFAYEDPEDAVVNRLASTFTKSKGSIKQVMYAIAHSPEFYGDKCYLKGYKSPADYIIGSVRQMHLGDELMKMRPKDSNPTTPIPRMLIDQAVTMTYFMARAGLDICYPDDVSGWKWGKDWINSATMTARMSYNGMMIWDKKGPYIASNTTQAMMAAANPATPEDAANRFKQMFDLHLSPAADAQLLGVFQKHGAKVYENANNWSGILYYCLKMLSACPDMHIC, from the coding sequence ATGCCAGATAAGGCCATGGCACTGACAGTTCGGGATAAAGTTGCCCATCTGTACCGCCGCTTTTCCTTCGGCGGGACACTTCAGGAGATTGACGAGGGGACCCAAGTCGGCGTCGATGCGACGATCAAAAAGCTCGTCGAGTACGACACGATCCCCTACAACTATCCCATTCATCCCTATGAGTTCGCCTGGAACCTGGATGACAAGGATGCCGAGCCTGGAACCTACCGCTTCCGCCTTTGGTGGGTCCTGGCCATGGCCGCGACCAACCGACCCCTGCAGGAAAAGCTCGCCCTCTTCTGGCACTCGCACTTTGCCGTCAGCGAAAAGAAAGTCGAAAACGGCATGATGATGCTGGACTATGTCCAGGTGCTCCGCAACGGCGCGAACGGCAGTTTTGGCGACTTACTCAAGAACATTGCGACCCTCCCCGCGATGATGCGCTACCTCGATACCGAGCGCACGCTCCGCGGCCACCCCAACGAGAACTTCGCCCGCGAGGTCATGGAACTCTTCACGATGGGAATCGGCAACTACACCGAGACCGACGTAAAGGAGATTTCGCGTGCCCTCACCGGCTGGGGCATGATCGACACTTATTGGGAAAGCGGCAAGACCAACACGGAGCGCCTGATGGCCATCTACCGCGACAAACGACCGGCGTCCGCCTACTGCTACATGCCTGCCATGCGCGACAACGACGAGAAGACCATCCTCGGCAAAACAAAAGATTTCGATGGCTACGAAGTCCTCGACCTTCTCGCCAATCACCCCGCCACCGCCAAATTTATCTGCAAAAAGCTGTGGGAGTTCTTCGCTTACGAGGACCCAGAAGACGCAGTCGTCAATCGTCTGGCTTCGACGTTCACCAAGTCGAAGGGCAGCATCAAGCAGGTCATGTACGCCATCGCCCACTCGCCCGAGTTTTACGGCGATAAGTGCTACCTCAAAGGCTACAAGAGTCCGGCTGATTACATCATCGGTTCCGTTCGCCAAATGCATCTCGGCGACGAACTGATGAAAATGCGCCCGAAGGATTCCAACCCCACCACGCCGATTCCTCGAATGCTCATCGACCAAGCCGTGACCATGACCTACTTCATGGCCCGTGCTGGACTCGACATCTGCTACCCCGACGACGTCAGCGGCTGGAAGTGGGGCAAAGACTGGATCAACTCGGCCACCATGACCGCCCGCATGTCCTATAACGGCATGATGATTTGGGACAAAAAAGGACCCTACATCGCCTCCAACACAACCCAGGCGATGATGGCTGCCGCCAACCCCGCAACCCCCGAAGACGCCGCCAACCGATTCAAGCAGATGTTCGACCTCCATCTCTCGCCCGCTGCGGATGCCCAATTGCTGGGCGTCTTCCAAAAACACGGCGCAAAGGTTTACGAGAACGCCAACAACTGGTCGGGAATCTTGTATTACTGCCTAAAAATGTTGAGTGCCTGCCCGGATATGCACATCTGCTAG